From a single Halodesulfovibrio marinisediminis DSM 17456 genomic region:
- a CDS encoding DUF4268 domain-containing protein: MTEDNKFFFDYQVGMKDEIERTFGESLEWLRLDNKKSSRIKFFYKI; the protein is encoded by the coding sequence GTGACTGAAGATAATAAATTTTTCTTTGATTACCAAGTTGGAATGAAGGACGAGATTGAGCGTACTTTTGGTGAGAGTTTGGAATGGCTGCGTTTAGATAATAAAAAATCTTCGCGTATCAAATTTTTTTATAAAATTTAG
- a CDS encoding helix-turn-helix domain-containing protein has product MSSFYWTKPVPRPFFLPNGVIGKSQGKTSVVESTWHSLATVAKGVYIVMCCLAGEELHAHVPQDELAIKSGCSRASVVRAVKILQQVGLIETSGLSVNFSGVRCYEYRLARMEGQKQIKINSLLIEGGAWSLLCHTARALFPVMKFFEVPKVPGVFFQKDRLILGPGSPYELYRYTFCQAAPQVLCTFAGMGVRSFQKALRQLCELKVVLPVEKMPGCWGIPVDEIAVFSPDKLNASIRSKRKF; this is encoded by the coding sequence ATGAGTAGCTTTTATTGGACGAAACCTGTTCCTAGGCCATTTTTTCTTCCAAATGGAGTAATTGGAAAATCGCAAGGCAAGACGAGTGTAGTTGAAAGCACGTGGCACTCGTTGGCAACCGTTGCTAAAGGTGTCTATATTGTAATGTGTTGCTTAGCTGGCGAAGAGTTACATGCGCATGTGCCTCAAGATGAACTGGCAATCAAGTCAGGATGTTCTCGAGCAAGTGTTGTTCGCGCCGTTAAAATACTGCAACAGGTTGGTCTTATAGAGACTTCAGGGCTAAGTGTGAATTTTTCCGGAGTGCGTTGCTATGAGTATAGACTTGCCAGAATGGAAGGGCAGAAGCAGATTAAGATAAACTCACTATTGATTGAAGGAGGGGCGTGGAGTCTATTATGCCATACTGCCCGGGCCTTGTTTCCGGTTATGAAATTTTTTGAAGTACCCAAGGTGCCTGGGGTGTTTTTTCAAAAAGATCGCTTGATACTTGGACCTGGGTCTCCATATGAACTTTATAGGTATACGTTTTGTCAGGCAGCGCCTCAAGTTTTATGCACTTTTGCTGGAATGGGAGTACGCAGCTTTCAAAAGGCGTTACGTCAGCTTTGTGAATTAAAAGTTGTTCTTCCTGTTGAGAAGATGCCTGGCTGTTGGGGGATTCCGGTGGATGAGATTGCAGTTTTCTCACCAGATAAACTGAATGCATCGATACGGTCTAAAAGGAAGTTCTGA
- a CDS encoding tyrosine-type recombinase/integrase, giving the protein MAAQKWMKTKYPGVRYREHQSRLHGRQKDRYYTITYKLNGKTKTEAVGWASEGVKPADVSDLLNQLKRNHREKTGFQTLAEKRELAEVAERKEKEAYCLAEQDKMTLVNVWEQHYFTQAQHNKAEKSWKREESLFRIWITPLLGHKVFSEIGVQDLETLKSAMIAKGASLRSVEYALAVIRQMFNVMISYDLYHGDNPVSRVKKPKEDNRRTRFLNEKEAKELLDRAKARNIVLYRMMLLSLYTGLRAGEILKLTWEDVDFANEMLSIRDTKSGKNRHVYMTKLLFSELKLQQDVKSDYSEERLVFIGRFGGPMNEVSRLFKELVDDLRLNENVEDSRQRVVFHTLRHTFASWLVQRGTPLYTVASLMGHSTIAMTERYAHLAPDGLREAVKVLEE; this is encoded by the coding sequence ATGGCTGCTCAAAAATGGATGAAGACGAAGTACCCTGGCGTGAGGTATCGCGAGCATCAATCTCGTCTGCATGGTCGGCAGAAGGATAGATATTACACTATTACCTATAAGCTGAATGGCAAAACTAAAACAGAAGCTGTTGGATGGGCCTCAGAAGGTGTGAAGCCAGCAGATGTATCTGACTTATTAAACCAACTTAAGCGAAATCATCGTGAAAAGACTGGCTTCCAAACGCTTGCTGAAAAACGTGAGCTTGCGGAGGTAGCTGAACGAAAAGAGAAAGAGGCGTATTGTTTGGCAGAGCAGGATAAGATGACTTTAGTCAATGTCTGGGAACAGCATTACTTTACTCAAGCTCAACATAACAAAGCAGAAAAATCCTGGAAGCGTGAAGAGAGTCTTTTTCGAATTTGGATCACTCCTTTATTGGGGCATAAGGTCTTTTCTGAGATTGGAGTACAAGATTTAGAAACACTTAAATCTGCGATGATAGCAAAAGGTGCAAGTTTGCGTTCTGTAGAGTATGCGTTAGCTGTTATCCGCCAAATGTTTAACGTGATGATTTCGTATGATTTATATCATGGGGATAATCCCGTTTCTCGCGTCAAAAAGCCTAAAGAAGATAACCGACGTACTCGATTTTTGAATGAAAAAGAAGCCAAAGAGCTTCTTGATCGGGCGAAGGCTAGGAACATTGTACTGTATCGCATGATGCTTCTTTCCCTTTATACAGGACTTAGAGCAGGTGAGATTCTAAAGCTCACATGGGAAGATGTGGATTTTGCTAACGAGATGCTTTCTATCCGAGATACAAAAAGTGGCAAGAACCGCCATGTATACATGACCAAGTTGTTGTTTAGTGAGTTGAAGTTGCAACAAGACGTCAAAAGTGATTATTCAGAAGAGCGACTTGTTTTTATAGGACGTTTTGGTGGTCCTATGAATGAAGTATCACGTTTGTTTAAAGAGCTAGTAGATGATCTGAGGTTGAATGAGAATGTTGAGGATTCTAGACAACGAGTTGTTTTCCATACGCTTCGTCATACATTTGCAAGTTGGCTTGTGCAGAGAGGTACTCCTTTATATACAGTTGCGTCATTAATGGGGCATTCAACTATTGCAATGACGGAACGGTATGCTCATTTAGCACCAGATGGATTAAGAGAAGCAGTGAAGGTTTTGGAAGAATGA
- a CDS encoding type I restriction endonuclease subunit R: protein MTSQTNEQALESAIEKYLVGISSEERRAGVSAQGDGAGFHFGLPTDFNMQYALDERFFWQFLEKTQERELVKLKKNNPTDWQRKLLERYDRLIKKHGVLYLLKKGLSVDNAHFNLMYPAPLASSSDKVKQNFAANLFSCTRQVRYSLVNPLQEMDMALFINGIPLVTLELKNAWTGQTARYHGQKQYRNDRDFCQPLLTFGRCLVHMAVDTDEVYMTTKLAGRGTFFLPFNKGNKLGQGNPVNPEGHKTAYLWEDIFTRESIANIIQHFVRLDGASNTPLNKRTLFFPRYHQLDVVRKLVSHASEHGVGQTYLIQHSAGSGKSNSITWAAYQLIETYPASIGVARGRSLEQPLFDSVIVVTDRRLLDKQLRDNIKEFSEVKNIIAPAHKSSDLKLALENGKKIIITTIQKFPFIIDGIADLSDKRFAVIIDEAHSSQSGSAHDNMNRAMGKSEAEEAEDAQDKILQAMKSRKMRGNASYLAFTATPKNSTLEKFGQRQEDGSFKPFHLYSMKQAIEEGFILDVLANYTTYKSYYEIEKSIADNPEFDTKKAQKKLRAYVERSQQTIDTKAEIMLEHFIPKVVNAKKLKGKGKGMVVTQNIETAIRYFRAINRILEEQGRPFKVLIAFSGTKVVDGIEYSEADVNGFAETDTKDRFDTDEYRLLVVANKYLTGFDQPKLCAMYVDKKLSSVLCVQTLSRLNRSALLLGKKTEDLFVLDFFNTVEDVQAAFNPFYTATSLSRATDVNVLHELKNEMDDVGVYEWHEVEDFVARFFDNDDAQTLSPIIDQAASRFESELELENDAKIDFKIKAKQFVKIYGQMASIMPYEIVAWEKLFWFLKFLIPKLKVKDPDAEAFDELLESVDLSSYGLKRVRLNHIIKLDDSDSELDPQNPNPRGVHDGEKETDPLDEIIRAFNERWFQGWSATPEEQKVKFVNIAESIKLHPDFEAKYKNNLDPHNRDLAFEKILKEIMLQRRKEELELYKLFASDSAFKSSWTQSMQRMVG from the coding sequence ATGACAAGTCAAACGAACGAGCAGGCACTTGAATCAGCCATAGAAAAATATTTGGTTGGTATAAGTAGCGAAGAAAGAAGAGCTGGAGTATCCGCCCAAGGAGATGGTGCCGGATTCCATTTTGGTTTGCCTACAGACTTTAATATGCAATATGCGTTAGATGAGCGGTTCTTTTGGCAATTCTTGGAAAAGACACAAGAGCGAGAGCTTGTCAAACTTAAGAAAAATAATCCAACAGATTGGCAAAGAAAGCTGCTTGAGCGTTACGACCGTCTGATCAAAAAGCATGGTGTCTTGTATTTGTTGAAGAAAGGACTCAGCGTTGACAATGCACATTTCAATTTGATGTATCCTGCGCCGCTGGCTAGCAGTAGTGATAAGGTAAAGCAAAATTTTGCTGCTAATTTATTCAGTTGCACACGCCAAGTTCGATACTCATTGGTAAATCCGCTTCAAGAAATGGATATGGCATTGTTTATCAATGGTATCCCACTTGTTACACTAGAACTAAAGAACGCATGGACTGGTCAAACTGCGCGCTATCATGGTCAGAAGCAGTATAGGAATGATCGAGATTTTTGTCAGCCCTTACTGACTTTTGGCCGTTGTCTCGTTCACATGGCAGTGGACACTGATGAAGTGTACATGACGACTAAGTTGGCAGGGAGAGGCACATTTTTCTTGCCTTTCAACAAGGGCAATAAGTTAGGTCAAGGTAATCCGGTTAACCCAGAAGGTCACAAGACTGCTTATTTATGGGAAGATATTTTCACTAGGGAGAGTATTGCAAATATAATCCAACACTTTGTTCGATTGGATGGAGCGAGCAATACTCCCTTGAATAAGCGGACACTATTTTTCCCTCGGTATCATCAATTGGATGTTGTTCGTAAATTAGTTAGTCATGCATCAGAACATGGCGTCGGGCAAACGTATTTGATTCAGCATTCTGCGGGATCAGGTAAATCGAACTCGATTACTTGGGCTGCCTATCAGCTTATTGAAACCTATCCAGCTTCGATTGGAGTAGCAAGGGGACGTAGCCTGGAGCAACCATTGTTTGATTCTGTTATCGTGGTTACAGACCGTCGATTACTGGATAAGCAACTAAGAGATAACATCAAAGAGTTTTCTGAAGTAAAAAATATTATTGCACCAGCGCATAAGTCTTCAGATCTAAAGCTGGCTCTTGAGAATGGTAAGAAGATCATCATAACTACCATTCAGAAGTTTCCATTCATAATTGATGGCATTGCCGATTTAAGTGACAAGCGCTTCGCTGTGATTATCGATGAAGCGCACAGCTCACAGTCCGGATCAGCTCATGATAATATGAACCGAGCTATGGGGAAGTCCGAGGCGGAAGAAGCAGAGGATGCTCAAGACAAGATTCTTCAGGCTATGAAGTCACGTAAAATGCGTGGCAATGCCTCGTATCTTGCATTCACAGCAACACCTAAGAACAGTACGTTGGAGAAGTTCGGTCAACGTCAAGAAGACGGTTCATTTAAGCCGTTTCATCTATATTCCATGAAACAGGCTATCGAAGAAGGTTTTATTTTGGATGTATTGGCTAATTACACTACATACAAAAGTTATTACGAGATTGAAAAATCCATAGCAGACAATCCAGAATTTGATACCAAGAAAGCCCAGAAAAAGCTTCGTGCCTATGTAGAGCGAAGTCAGCAGACTATTGATACCAAAGCGGAGATTATGCTTGAGCATTTTATTCCCAAAGTGGTTAACGCTAAAAAACTTAAGGGCAAGGGCAAAGGAATGGTTGTTACTCAAAATATTGAGACAGCGATTCGTTATTTTAGGGCCATCAATCGGATATTGGAAGAACAAGGGAGGCCATTTAAAGTTTTGATTGCTTTTTCAGGCACAAAGGTAGTGGATGGGATTGAATACTCAGAGGCGGATGTTAACGGGTTCGCGGAAACGGATACAAAAGATAGGTTTGATACAGATGAGTATCGCTTACTTGTTGTAGCAAATAAGTATCTGACGGGGTTTGATCAGCCGAAACTATGCGCTATGTACGTTGATAAGAAGCTCTCAAGTGTTCTATGCGTACAAACCCTTTCTCGCTTGAATCGAAGTGCATTACTGTTAGGTAAGAAAACAGAAGACTTATTTGTATTAGACTTCTTTAATACAGTAGAGGATGTTCAGGCAGCTTTTAACCCCTTTTATACAGCGACATCATTGTCTCGAGCAACGGATGTCAATGTGCTGCATGAGTTGAAGAATGAAATGGATGACGTGGGCGTTTATGAGTGGCACGAGGTCGAAGACTTTGTGGCTAGATTCTTTGACAATGATGATGCTCAGACCCTTAGCCCAATTATCGATCAAGCAGCCAGTCGTTTTGAAAGCGAACTAGAACTCGAAAATGATGCTAAAATTGATTTTAAAATTAAAGCAAAACAGTTTGTTAAAATATATGGGCAGATGGCTTCGATCATGCCTTATGAAATTGTTGCTTGGGAAAAGTTATTTTGGTTCTTGAAATTCCTGATTCCAAAGTTGAAAGTAAAAGACCCTGACGCTGAGGCCTTTGATGAGTTGCTTGAGTCTGTAGATTTAAGCTCTTACGGACTTAAAAGGGTTAGGCTTAACCATATCATTAAGCTGGATGACTCTGATTCTGAATTGGATCCTCAGAATCCGAATCCGCGAGGAGTGCATGACGGGGAAAAGGAGACTGATCCGTTAGACGAAATCATACGGGCGTTTAATGAACGTTGGTTTCAAGGATGGAGTGCTACTCCCGAAGAGCAAAAGGTTAAGTTTGTAAATATTGCAGAAAGTATAAAGCTGCACCCGGATTTTGAGGCAAAATATAAAAATAACCTTGATCCGCATAATAGAGATCTTGCTTTTGAAAAAATTTTAAAGGAAATCATGCTGCAACGACGCAAAGAAGAATTGGAATTATATAAGCTTTTTGCAAGTGATTCCGCGTTTAAATCGTCATGGACGCAAAGCATGCAGCGTATGGTAGGATAG
- a CDS encoding type I restriction-modification system subunit M, which produces MDHSVHNKLISFIWNIADDCLRDVYVRGKYRDVILPMVVLRRLDSLLEPTKDAVLKEVKFQKDEMNATELDDEPLKEASGYVFYNTSKWTLKSLFNTATNNQQILLANFEEYLLGFSDNVKEIIECFNLNAQVRHMASKQVLLDVVEKFVSPYINLTPKLIKDPDGNKLPALSNLGMGYVFEELIRKFNEENNEEAGEHFTPREVIELMTHLVFDPVKDDLPNVLTVYDPACGSGGMLTESQKFIDEKYPSLKIHRDIYLYGKEINDETYAICKSDMMIKGNNPENIKVGSTLSTDEFASQRFDFMLSNPPYGKSWTSEQKHIKDGAEVIDPRFKVVLKDYWGNEVSVDAMPRSSDGQLLFLMEMVSKMKSPEVSSLGSRVASVHNGSSLFTGDAGGGESNIRRYIIEQDMLEAVVQLPNNLFYNTGITTYIWILNNNKPSTRKGKIQLIDASLLFRKLRKNLGNKNCELAPKHINEITQTYLDNAPIERVVDANKDPVGIASQVLKNEEFGYYKVAIERPDRRKAKFSMGAIQLLRFDKQLLEPMKYMYAEHGDKVYEKDGLKLIEKDTLAWCEDNGITLKAKAKSKLLDVKHWLSLRALYETAELLMQNIGQEEFSDFNVFKASVEAELKSRKIKLSATEKNSLLNSVSWYDETAAKVIKKVVKLSNDKLNKLLDCYGCNLEELPDFGYYPTGKKDEFITYETSAALRDTESIPLQQTIYQYFLDEVKKYVKEAWINLDSVKIGYEINFNKHFYRHRPLRSLVEVATDIISLEQKAEGLIAQILGFDVNLGQG; this is translated from the coding sequence ATGGACCATAGTGTTCACAATAAATTGATTTCGTTTATCTGGAACATTGCTGATGATTGTTTGCGTGATGTGTATGTGCGCGGCAAGTACCGTGATGTTATTTTGCCAATGGTTGTATTGCGTCGTTTAGATAGCTTGCTTGAGCCAACCAAGGATGCGGTACTTAAAGAGGTTAAGTTCCAAAAAGACGAAATGAATGCCACAGAGCTTGATGATGAGCCATTAAAAGAGGCATCTGGTTATGTGTTTTATAATACCTCCAAATGGACACTCAAGAGCCTGTTTAACACGGCGACCAACAATCAACAGATATTGTTAGCCAACTTTGAAGAATATTTGTTGGGGTTTAGTGACAATGTTAAAGAAATTATTGAATGCTTCAATTTGAATGCGCAAGTCCGTCATATGGCATCCAAACAGGTTCTATTGGATGTCGTTGAAAAATTTGTTTCTCCATATATTAATCTTACCCCAAAACTCATTAAAGATCCTGACGGTAATAAGCTGCCAGCACTTTCAAACTTGGGCATGGGTTATGTGTTTGAAGAGTTGATTCGGAAATTTAACGAAGAAAACAACGAAGAAGCTGGTGAGCATTTTACACCAAGAGAGGTGATCGAATTGATGACGCATTTGGTCTTTGATCCTGTCAAGGATGATTTGCCAAATGTATTGACGGTATACGACCCTGCCTGTGGTAGTGGCGGTATGTTGACTGAGTCACAAAAGTTCATCGATGAAAAATATCCAAGCTTGAAAATTCATCGGGATATTTATTTGTATGGTAAAGAAATCAACGATGAAACCTACGCAATTTGTAAGTCAGATATGATGATCAAAGGTAATAACCCTGAGAACATCAAGGTTGGTTCAACATTGTCTACAGACGAGTTTGCCTCTCAGCGTTTTGACTTTATGCTATCTAATCCACCATACGGAAAAAGCTGGACGTCCGAACAAAAGCACATCAAAGATGGAGCAGAGGTCATAGATCCTCGTTTTAAGGTTGTACTGAAAGATTATTGGGGAAATGAGGTTAGTGTTGATGCTATGCCTCGTTCCAGTGATGGGCAGTTACTATTTTTGATGGAAATGGTCAGCAAAATGAAATCACCAGAGGTGAGCTCTCTTGGTAGCAGGGTCGCTTCTGTTCACAATGGTTCAAGTCTCTTTACTGGTGATGCTGGTGGTGGGGAAAGTAATATCCGTCGGTACATTATTGAACAAGATATGTTGGAGGCGGTTGTTCAGTTGCCAAATAATCTCTTCTATAACACCGGCATTACCACCTACATATGGATTTTGAATAATAACAAGCCATCAACTCGCAAAGGCAAGATTCAACTTATTGATGCGAGCTTACTTTTCCGTAAGTTACGAAAAAATCTTGGTAACAAGAATTGTGAGCTTGCACCAAAGCATATTAACGAAATTACACAAACATATTTGGACAATGCACCCATCGAACGTGTGGTAGATGCAAATAAAGATCCTGTAGGGATTGCTAGCCAGGTGTTAAAAAATGAGGAATTTGGCTACTACAAAGTTGCGATAGAGCGCCCGGATCGTCGTAAGGCAAAGTTTTCTATGGGTGCTATTCAACTTTTGCGTTTTGATAAACAGTTACTTGAACCAATGAAATATATGTATGCTGAGCATGGTGATAAGGTTTATGAAAAGGATGGGTTGAAATTAATTGAAAAAGATACGTTAGCTTGGTGTGAAGATAATGGCATTACTCTCAAGGCCAAGGCTAAGTCGAAGTTGCTTGATGTTAAGCATTGGTTGTCGCTAAGGGCCTTATATGAAACGGCAGAGTTGCTGATGCAAAATATCGGTCAAGAAGAATTCAGTGACTTTAACGTGTTCAAAGCTTCTGTTGAAGCAGAGCTTAAGTCTCGTAAAATAAAACTGTCAGCTACCGAAAAAAACTCGTTGTTGAATTCTGTCAGTTGGTACGATGAAACAGCAGCTAAGGTTATTAAAAAAGTAGTTAAGTTAAGTAACGATAAGTTGAATAAGTTACTTGACTGTTACGGGTGCAATCTAGAGGAATTACCGGATTTTGGTTACTACCCGACAGGCAAAAAAGATGAATTCATCACCTATGAAACTAGCGCTGCTTTGCGCGATACAGAATCAATTCCACTGCAACAGACCATCTATCAATATTTTTTGGATGAAGTAAAAAAATATGTGAAAGAGGCTTGGATTAACCTTGATTCTGTCAAAATTGGTTATGAAATTAACTTTAATAAGCATTTCTACCGCCATAGGCCGCTTCGCTCTTTAGTAGAAGTTGCAACTGATATAATTAGCCTTGAACAAAAAGCAGAAGGGTTGATAGCCCAAATACTGGGTTTCGATGTTAACCTCGGGCAAGGCTAG
- a CDS encoding DUF3987 domain-containing protein translates to MPYSNVFSPCSPATSLPKIPSDYVYGLASELGVSADLVAVPVLAATATLLMGGTCEVSPSFVVGSSLYFAAGAPPSSGKTPCLERVMALATQSLKKNYLLSPEEVQERISIREVESARLKALERAAAKEEDVNARALLAREHSELQGRINRIVIPQSPLMAQFTPYSIVKELVARDGIGSNINAEGGVLAELYSVSPEKIRPLLSAWSSEEISDVTKKHAFFHPNPTFIMGILWQDQPLIKLLRVPKYRENGLVARILPLIITDAKFSRYGFVSSDSERELGSLFSRILCASVAAKSSGESLKFTLSDAAADCFSLFRVCVDKLIEPGNLFEGFKDVAGKLDLQAIKLAMVLHALRSPLASGSLIERDTMHGACNLALYFAEQMIKVLGTAEENAVVEECKPLIKLLIQWGMTNPLGTVFNVGQLKRPIGFSKAKCDRLLFWLAQRKAVNRSEAWLNKPDGKAVLMEWWEPIVPVLNSLVNE, encoded by the coding sequence GTGCCTTATTCTAATGTTTTTTCACCTTGTTCCCCAGCAACTAGCTTGCCGAAAATACCTAGTGATTATGTTTATGGCTTGGCGAGTGAATTGGGAGTGAGCGCAGATTTGGTAGCAGTTCCAGTCCTTGCTGCAACAGCAACTTTGCTTATGGGGGGCACTTGCGAGGTGTCACCATCCTTTGTCGTAGGGTCGTCTCTTTATTTTGCAGCAGGAGCTCCTCCTAGTTCAGGGAAAACTCCTTGTTTAGAACGAGTAATGGCGCTTGCTACACAATCGCTAAAAAAAAATTACTTGCTTTCACCTGAAGAGGTTCAAGAGCGTATTAGTATTCGTGAAGTAGAAAGCGCAAGGCTGAAAGCTCTAGAGCGGGCAGCCGCTAAGGAAGAGGATGTGAATGCACGAGCATTATTGGCTCGCGAGCATTCTGAATTACAGGGGCGAATTAACCGGATTGTTATTCCTCAATCTCCTCTAATGGCACAATTTACTCCGTACTCTATAGTTAAGGAGCTAGTTGCTCGAGATGGCATAGGCTCGAATATAAATGCTGAGGGGGGCGTATTGGCTGAGCTTTACTCAGTGTCTCCTGAAAAAATAAGACCTCTTTTAAGTGCTTGGTCCTCTGAAGAAATTTCTGATGTGACAAAGAAACATGCGTTTTTTCATCCCAACCCTACATTTATTATGGGAATATTATGGCAAGATCAGCCGTTAATTAAATTACTTCGAGTGCCAAAATATCGTGAGAATGGGTTGGTTGCTCGCATTTTACCTTTGATCATTACGGATGCAAAATTTTCCCGGTATGGTTTTGTGTCTTCAGATTCCGAGAGGGAGTTAGGTTCACTTTTTAGTCGGATTTTATGTGCTTCTGTTGCTGCGAAGAGTAGCGGGGAAAGCTTAAAATTTACTTTGTCTGATGCTGCAGCAGATTGCTTTAGTCTGTTCCGGGTGTGTGTGGATAAACTTATAGAGCCAGGAAACTTATTTGAGGGTTTTAAAGACGTTGCTGGAAAATTAGATCTTCAAGCTATAAAACTTGCAATGGTTCTCCACGCGCTACGCTCTCCCTTGGCATCAGGAAGTCTTATTGAGCGAGATACAATGCATGGTGCTTGTAACTTAGCCCTTTATTTTGCAGAACAAATGATCAAAGTGCTCGGTACTGCCGAAGAAAACGCTGTGGTTGAAGAGTGTAAGCCATTAATAAAGTTGCTAATACAATGGGGGATGACGAATCCTTTAGGGACGGTTTTTAATGTTGGCCAGCTTAAGCGCCCAATAGGTTTTAGTAAGGCTAAGTGTGATAGGCTGTTATTTTGGTTGGCACAGCGTAAGGCTGTAAACCGTAGCGAGGCATGGTTGAATAAGCCGGATGGCAAGGCTGTTTTGATGGAGTGGTGGGAACCAATTGTTCCAGTCTTAAACTCTTTGGTTAATGAGTAG
- a CDS encoding restriction endonuclease subunit S, with amino-acid sequence MVVARVSEYDSYIESGITQIGLIPSHWCVKKLKFCASINSQSLPENTGASYRIKYVDIGSVSFENGIEKIEEFLFGDSPSRARRLAEPGDTVVSTVRTYLKAIAFINEKLSRYVYSTGFAVVSPKAFGNPAYLTNFIKSNAFTDQVDTVAKGMSYPAINSNELSNLYIVEPTEIEQTQITNFLARKTAQIDEAIAIKERQVALLNERKQTIIQKAITQGLDPDVPMRDSGIDWIGEIPEHWDTIRLKYILEERNERSKTGEEPLLMVSQIYGLVVRSEYHDKAEVAVSSVGNKIVYKNDLVFNKLKAHLGVFFKSSINFKGLVSPDYAVYKPKAYVENLKLLELLFRNPKYIQQFVVRATGIVEGLIRLYSDELFDIPVPVAPVEEQREILNFVSNESKRIDEVVDIQRSQIALLKEYKTTLINSVITGKFRITPEMAEL; translated from the coding sequence ATGGTTGTTGCAAGAGTGTCAGAATATGATTCTTATATAGAGTCAGGAATAACACAAATAGGTTTAATTCCATCTCATTGGTGTGTGAAAAAACTCAAATTCTGTGCATCGATAAATAGTCAATCTCTTCCGGAGAATACTGGTGCAAGTTATCGCATTAAATATGTAGATATTGGCAGCGTTAGTTTTGAGAATGGGATAGAAAAAATAGAAGAATTTTTATTTGGTGATTCGCCTTCAAGAGCAAGAAGGCTTGCTGAGCCTGGTGATACGGTAGTGTCGACAGTCAGGACTTACTTGAAAGCAATTGCTTTTATTAATGAAAAATTATCAAGATATGTATATTCTACAGGGTTTGCGGTTGTTTCACCAAAGGCTTTTGGAAATCCAGCCTATTTGACAAACTTTATTAAGAGTAACGCCTTTACTGATCAGGTTGATACCGTTGCGAAAGGTATGAGCTATCCTGCCATAAACTCAAATGAGTTGTCTAATTTGTATATTGTTGAGCCCACTGAAATAGAACAAACTCAAATAACGAATTTTCTTGCTAGAAAAACAGCGCAAATAGATGAAGCTATTGCCATCAAAGAACGACAGGTCGCATTGCTTAATGAGCGTAAACAAACCATTATTCAAAAAGCAATCACTCAAGGGCTAGATCCTGATGTACCTATGAGAGATTCAGGGATAGATTGGATTGGTGAGATTCCAGAACATTGGGACACTATACGACTAAAGTACATTTTAGAAGAACGTAATGAGCGTTCAAAGACAGGAGAAGAGCCTCTTTTAATGGTTAGTCAGATCTATGGGCTAGTCGTTAGGTCCGAGTACCATGATAAGGCAGAAGTTGCTGTAAGTAGCGTTGGTAATAAGATTGTCTATAAAAATGACTTAGTCTTTAACAAGCTTAAAGCGCATCTCGGAGTTTTCTTTAAAAGTAGTATTAACTTCAAGGGGCTGGTTAGTCCTGATTATGCTGTTTACAAGCCTAAAGCCTATGTCGAAAATTTGAAGTTGCTAGAACTTTTGTTCAGGAACCCCAAATATATTCAGCAGTTTGTTGTTCGTGCTACTGGTATTGTAGAAGGTTTAATTCGTCTTTATTCAGATGAGCTGTTTGATATACCTGTTCCTGTAGCTCCAGTGGAAGAACAGAGAGAAATACTCAACTTTGTTTCCAATGAATCTAAACGGATTGATGAGGTTGTTGATATTCAGCGTTCTCAGATTGCATTATTAAAAGAGTATAAAACTACTCTTATTAACAGTGTCATTACTGGAAAATTTAGAATTACCCCAGAAATGGCTGAATTGTAG